One part of the Gossypium raimondii isolate GPD5lz chromosome 1, ASM2569854v1, whole genome shotgun sequence genome encodes these proteins:
- the LOC105786270 gene encoding myosin-binding protein 7, producing the protein MESEIFSPPRGLLKCCNCSCTTCALIGAPSKTWFRSVKRKYDEFETGNRFYVPGVDIFSNARVQIENECAALRETVSSQQGTIQDLFTDLEEERSASSTAATEAMSMILKLQSEKAEIEMEARQFKRFAEEKIAHDQQEIMILEDLLYKREQTIQALTCQAQAYKHRMMSYGFTESEVEGEKDEQVWHPSVAEDFDAEAEVDLPAYDYPPLKCNLNENPGNDVEDVEDVEDVEKYAFGETPRAREHLRNLEERISQMERIPSSNQLDGETPGTRNVFEKVVVGHSPRRPRHSRKFSMDSTNSFISREMGSEFISDSPRFNFGSPKFNTSFKKMELVSEMDEISSTRRMDNASEVGDDMSDRVYTIDSVHNGVPYNGTADHKSGFGISDNYASTPREAFNLPDVCDPDIKKLYMRLQNLEADRESMRQALLSMRTDKAQLVLLKEIAQHLCKEMPPERQATVGKPSMLGGLFKWVASSVSWSRRARRSKYLYGLSPNNVGLLMLLDKGPRLRQWRCLSSTQV; encoded by the exons ATGGAGTCAGAAATATTTTCACCTCCAAGAGGTTTGTTAAAATGTTGTAATTGCAGTTGTACTACCTGTGCTTTAATTGGAGCTCCTTCGAAAACTTGGTTCCGGTCTGTGAAACGAAAATATGATGAGTTTGAGACTGGAAACAGGTTTTATGTTCCGGGGGTTGATATTTTTTCCAATGCCCGAGTCCAAATTGAGAATGAATGTGCTGCCTTGCGGGAGACCGTCAGCAGCCAACAAGGGACAATACAGGACTTGTTTACAGATTTGGAGGAAGAGAGAAGTGCCTCGTCTACGGCTGCAACTGAGGCTATGTCAATGATATTGAAGTTGCAGAGCGAGAAGGCAGAGATTGAAATGGAGGCCAGGCAATTCAAGCGTTTTGCCGAGGAGAAAATTGCTCATGACCAACAGGAGATAATGATTTTGGAGGATCTGTTGTATAAGAGGGAGCAGACAATTCAAGCTCTAACATGTCAAGCCCAGGCATACAAGCATAGGATGATGAGTTATGGGTTTACAGAGTCAGAGGTTGAAGGTGAGAAGGATGAACAGGTTTGGCATCCAAGTGTTGCTGAGGACTTTGATGCTGAAGCCGAAGTTGATCTTCCTGCATATGATTATCCACCTCTTAAGTGCAATTTGAATGAGAATCCTGGTAATGATGTGGAAGACGTTGAAGATGTTGAAGACGTGGAAAAATATGCATTTGGTGAGACCCCTCGTGCCCGAGAACACTTGAGGAATCTGGAAGAAAGGATCTCCCAAATGGAGAGGATTCCCAGCAGCAATCAGCTGGATGGAGAGACTCCTGGAACAAGGAATGTTTTTGAGAAGGTGGTAGTCGGACACTCTCCTAGGCGACCAAGACATTCAAGGAAGTTTTCAATGGATAGTACAAATTCGTTCATTTCTAGGGAGATGGGTTCAGAGTTTATCAGTGACTCTCCTAGGTTTAACTTTGGTTCTCCCAAGTTTAATACCAGCTTCAAGAAGATGGAATTAGTTTCCGAAATGGATGAGATTTCTAGCACAAGAAGAATGGATAATGCTTCAGAAGTTGGAGATGATATGAGTGACAGAGTGTATACTATTGATTCTGTCCATAATGGAGTGCCATATAATGGAACTGCTGATCACAAATCTGGGTTTGGAATTTCTGATAATTATGCATCCACTCCAAGGGAGGCATTTAATCTACCAGATGTTTGTGATCCTGATATCAAGAAGCTCTACATGAGGCTTCAGAACCTTGAGGCTGACAGGGAATCAATGAGACAAGCATTATTATCGATGCGAACTGACAAAGCACAGTTGGTCCTATTGAAAGAAATAGCTCAACATTTGTGCAAGGAAATGCCACCAGAAAGACAAGCGACTGTGGGGAAGCCATCTATGCTTGGAGGCCTCTTCAAG tGGGTTGCATCTTCAGTTTCTTGGAGTCGGAGAGCTCGCCGAAGCAA GTACCTGTATGGATTATCACCAAACAATGTCGGGTTGCTAATGCTTCTAGACAAGGGCCCTCGACTGAGACAATGGAGATGCCTTTCAAGCACACAAGTGTGA